Proteins from a genomic interval of Stigmatella erecta:
- a CDS encoding nuclear transport factor 2 family protein, translated as METVENAQRAMERGDIPGFLAHFAEDGMVNDPLAPAVVGRAGLEQWLQGLLAVCSKVEMLELKPFASGRNVAVKVTLRLVGRNGRTATAEAIDVFELDESFRIQKMTAYWDPAPAMQALMG; from the coding sequence GTGGAAACGGTTGAGAACGCCCAGCGGGCCATGGAGCGCGGAGACATCCCCGGGTTCCTGGCGCACTTCGCCGAGGATGGCATGGTGAATGACCCCTTGGCCCCCGCAGTGGTGGGCCGGGCGGGCCTCGAGCAGTGGCTGCAGGGGCTGCTGGCGGTCTGCTCCAAGGTGGAGATGTTGGAATTGAAGCCGTTTGCCTCGGGGCGGAACGTGGCCGTGAAGGTCACCCTCCGGCTGGTGGGGCGCAACGGCCGGACGGCCACCGCCGAGGCCATTGACGTTTTCGAATTGGACGAGAGCTTCCGGATCCAGAAGATGACCGCGTACTGGGATCCTGCGCCCGCCATGCAAGCCCTGATGGGCTAA
- a CDS encoding FAD-dependent oxidoreductase yields MTMNTGAFPRSQRAAVIGGGMAGLLAAHVLAEHFEHVVLIDRDEFPTAPEPRVGVPQARHAHLLLTRGRKLLEEIFPGLTAELTAAGAWPVDVTKDFVLHNLGYAMPQVASQGQLQTLTLSRDLLEWAVRRRLNPKISFQTGYAVESLVHDAATSRVIGLRAVRNKPSADGQREALELPADLVVDASGRGSLAPRWLETLGYGAPRETVVNPFAGYATRWYQLSPRTSWHTLVVHERRTGTILRVEKDLGIVTLVGTGKDYPPTDEAGFLEFARSLSLPEFHETLLKSEPLSPIHGFRKTENRLRHYESLERWPEGFLVLGDAACTFNPAYGQGMTLSASTALRLKDCLKQQKRDASGIALKGLGQRFQRLLAKDFRLPWLMATSEDARVPEVTGAQVTAFSKVAQRYMDEVVALAAQRPEVYIAFFSVIHMVSPPERLFHPSILLRVLPRMFREKREG; encoded by the coding sequence ATGACGATGAACACCGGCGCTTTTCCACGTTCCCAGCGGGCCGCCGTCATTGGCGGGGGCATGGCGGGCCTGCTGGCCGCGCACGTGCTGGCAGAGCACTTCGAGCACGTGGTGCTCATCGACCGGGACGAGTTTCCCACCGCCCCGGAGCCCCGGGTGGGCGTGCCCCAGGCCCGGCACGCCCACCTGTTGCTCACCCGCGGCAGGAAGCTGCTTGAAGAGATCTTCCCCGGCCTGACGGCGGAGCTCACCGCGGCGGGGGCGTGGCCGGTGGACGTGACGAAGGACTTCGTCTTGCACAACCTGGGCTACGCGATGCCCCAAGTGGCCTCCCAGGGCCAACTGCAGACGCTGACGTTGAGCCGGGACCTGCTGGAGTGGGCGGTCCGCCGCCGCCTGAATCCGAAGATCTCCTTCCAGACGGGGTACGCGGTGGAGTCCCTGGTGCACGATGCCGCCACCTCGCGCGTCATCGGCCTGCGCGCGGTGCGCAACAAGCCCTCGGCGGACGGGCAGCGGGAGGCCCTGGAGCTGCCCGCGGACCTGGTGGTGGATGCCAGCGGACGGGGCTCGCTGGCGCCCCGGTGGCTGGAGACGCTGGGCTATGGCGCGCCCCGGGAGACGGTCGTCAACCCGTTCGCGGGCTACGCCACGCGCTGGTACCAACTGTCCCCGCGCACCTCCTGGCACACGCTGGTGGTTCACGAGCGCCGCACGGGCACGATTCTCCGGGTGGAGAAGGACCTGGGCATCGTGACGCTGGTGGGCACAGGCAAGGACTACCCGCCCACGGACGAGGCGGGCTTCCTGGAGTTTGCCCGGAGCCTCTCGCTGCCGGAGTTTCACGAGACGCTCCTCAAGTCGGAGCCGCTCTCCCCCATTCACGGCTTCCGGAAGACGGAGAACCGGCTGCGTCACTATGAGAGCCTCGAGCGCTGGCCCGAGGGCTTCCTCGTGCTGGGCGATGCGGCGTGTACGTTCAACCCCGCCTATGGCCAGGGGATGACGCTCAGCGCCAGCACCGCCCTGCGGCTCAAGGACTGCCTGAAGCAGCAGAAGCGCGATGCCTCGGGCATCGCGCTGAAGGGCCTGGGACAGCGCTTCCAGCGGCTGCTGGCCAAGGACTTCCGGCTGCCGTGGCTGATGGCCACCAGCGAGGATGCCCGCGTGCCCGAGGTGACAGGCGCGCAGGTGACCGCCTTCAGCAAGGTCGCCCAGCGGTACATGGACGAGGTGGTGGCGCTCGCGGCCCAGCGGCCCGAGGTCTACATCGCCTTCTTCTCCGTCATCCACATGGTGAGCCCTCCCGAGCGCCTGTTTCACCCCAGCATCCTGCTGCGGGTGCTCCCCCGCATGTTCCGGGAGAAACGGGAGGGGTAG
- a CDS encoding DoxX family protein encodes MGIMAPVGRALFSALFIFAGFDQFRRFGEVTALARSLNVPMPEVTTAVTSFIFLAGGICVLLGVLARVSATLLAILTLYAAVEVHPFWKHEGEEAVQKRVHFMKDMSIAGAGLLLAHLGPGAYSLRRNRSRNQGLKLGP; translated from the coding sequence ATGGGAATCATGGCCCCCGTGGGCCGAGCACTGTTCTCGGCCCTGTTCATCTTCGCTGGCTTCGACCAGTTCCGCCGGTTCGGCGAGGTGACCGCGCTGGCCCGCAGCCTGAATGTGCCCATGCCCGAGGTGACCACCGCCGTCACCAGCTTCATCTTCCTGGCCGGTGGAATCTGTGTGCTGCTGGGGGTGCTGGCACGGGTCAGCGCGACGCTGCTCGCGATCTTGACCCTCTACGCGGCCGTGGAGGTGCATCCTTTCTGGAAGCACGAAGGCGAGGAAGCCGTGCAGAAGCGGGTCCACTTCATGAAGGACATGAGCATCGCGGGCGCGGGACTGTTGCTCGCGCACCTGGGGCCGGGGGCCTACAGCCTGAGAAGAAACCGCTCCCGGAATCAGGGCCTCAAGCTCGGGCCCTGA
- a CDS encoding AHH domain-containing protein has product MLRWRMLWKAEALFLALIVGCAGIPRVPLAADTGQGQAVVHVPRTADLQPVQLEEAEFQQAVRRLAHEARLTGTPRQTAETAFQMDPQGGNYLYLREDKKLVPAGPGESWDGTLTKEDLELAERYRLWCRSAYNFYGDCLGGALVEGRYLDMQGRYVWALAMSKSPVLDEMKKALGEMVEFRALISAALWTLGSMLLIMLLNPVAPALVAVLGVGMLLYVGYDTLRNLVTGWGELTKAAKAATTFEEIREAGKRFGKIIGREAARAFALLLVAAIGSTARLFAAKVPTLPGSAQVAMQAEGQAGIALRALGAVQEIAVTAEGMSITLPANAVAMAARPSGGKGPCVETHHIATICNDKDPKRGGPWTPRFRKVFAKAGMSMEDPANKMPLPGHYGPHPERYHQIVFNALDDATRTCRSVVACRAKLMEVLKDLAKDIATPGTELNQLVTRQ; this is encoded by the coding sequence ATGCTGCGGTGGCGAATGCTCTGGAAGGCCGAAGCGCTGTTCCTGGCGTTGATCGTGGGGTGCGCTGGCATCCCGAGAGTCCCTCTCGCCGCAGACACCGGCCAGGGCCAAGCCGTCGTCCACGTTCCCCGCACGGCTGACCTCCAACCGGTGCAACTGGAGGAAGCGGAGTTCCAGCAGGCCGTCAGGCGCCTTGCGCACGAGGCGAGGCTGACAGGCACCCCACGCCAGACGGCGGAGACGGCGTTTCAAATGGACCCGCAGGGCGGTAACTACCTGTACCTGCGGGAGGACAAGAAGTTGGTGCCAGCAGGACCCGGCGAGTCCTGGGATGGCACGTTGACGAAAGAGGATCTGGAGTTGGCGGAGCGCTACCGGCTCTGGTGCCGGAGCGCCTACAACTTCTACGGCGACTGTCTTGGGGGCGCGCTGGTGGAAGGGCGCTACCTGGACATGCAAGGCCGTTACGTCTGGGCGCTGGCCATGAGCAAGAGCCCGGTGCTGGACGAGATGAAGAAGGCACTGGGAGAAATGGTGGAATTCCGCGCGCTCATCAGCGCGGCCCTGTGGACGTTGGGTTCCATGCTGTTGATCATGCTCCTCAATCCCGTGGCTCCGGCCCTGGTGGCGGTCCTGGGCGTTGGGATGCTGCTGTATGTGGGCTATGACACGCTCCGCAACCTCGTGACGGGTTGGGGGGAGTTGACGAAGGCGGCGAAGGCCGCAACCACCTTCGAGGAGATCCGGGAGGCGGGCAAGCGCTTCGGGAAGATCATCGGGCGAGAGGCCGCGCGCGCGTTCGCCCTGCTGCTGGTCGCGGCGATTGGTTCGACGGCGAGACTGTTCGCGGCGAAGGTACCGACGCTTCCCGGCTCGGCGCAGGTGGCCATGCAGGCCGAGGGGCAGGCAGGAATTGCTCTGCGCGCGTTGGGGGCCGTGCAGGAGATCGCGGTCACTGCCGAGGGCATGAGCATCACGCTGCCCGCGAACGCGGTAGCCATGGCAGCGCGGCCCAGTGGCGGCAAGGGCCCCTGCGTCGAGACGCACCACATCGCCACCATCTGCAACGACAAGGATCCCAAGCGCGGGGGCCCGTGGACGCCGAGGTTCCGGAAGGTCTTCGCCAAGGCGGGAATGTCGATGGAGGATCCTGCGAACAAGATGCCTCTGCCGGGGCATTACGGCCCGCACCCCGAGCGGTATCACCAGATCGTCTTCAATGCACTGGATGACGCGACGCGGACCTGTCGCAGCGTCGTCGCGTGCAGAGCGAAGCTGATGGAGGTCCTCAAGGATCTGGCTAAAGACATCGCAACCCCGGGAACAGAGCTGAACCAACTCGTCACCCGGCAATAA
- a CDS encoding imm11 family protein — protein sequence MSQRFFELADDVNVPHRWHLDMPTNSHSEQVDDGQFRIGAPVHVKERLRIPIEIAGKPLDFTEAGIRIPVVHVRVASIFAELAPDDVQLLPVDVDGQPDQYFILVATRLIPCIDENASRFSRPGVPDPVRRYSIMYALRTDKSKVGSAKVFRCEGWPGPLIVSGEIKDALDRMAATGTRFEEV from the coding sequence ATGTCCCAGCGCTTCTTCGAACTCGCCGACGATGTGAATGTGCCGCACCGCTGGCACCTTGACATGCCGACGAACAGTCACAGTGAGCAAGTGGACGACGGACAATTCAGGATTGGGGCACCCGTTCATGTCAAGGAACGCCTGAGAATCCCCATCGAGATCGCGGGCAAGCCGCTGGACTTCACAGAAGCGGGCATCCGCATCCCGGTGGTCCATGTCCGAGTTGCGTCCATCTTCGCAGAGCTGGCCCCAGACGACGTGCAACTGCTCCCCGTGGATGTAGACGGCCAACCGGATCAGTACTTCATCCTCGTGGCCACACGTCTCATACCCTGTATCGACGAGAATGCTTCGCGATTCAGCCGCCCAGGGGTGCCTGATCCAGTCAGGCGGTATTCCATCATGTACGCACTGCGCACCGACAAGTCCAAGGTCGGAAGCGCCAAGGTGTTCCGGTGCGAGGGGTGGCCAGGCCCGCTGATCGTCTCTGGGGAGATCAAGGACGCCTTGGATCGCATGGCCGCTACCGGCACGAGGTTTGAGGAGGTCTAA
- a CDS encoding Vps62-related protein, translated as MVTPQQPLEGRARSEPYRRRWALGVLAASLATWAVGCHGEGEETPGALRADGRAAPSAALEGARGNTLYGYWSSSGGPVPSSAGNRRFLVESTGTTGPVTFELDAGITPSLYLLNAQGQVLLEAHGGQGTQAHLSSTLAPGSYTLVAATPVAGRAGAFTIRSDKAVLRYPQRLWVQAATQFNWVYDDAGTGANGNVSIWRPNLGQLPGYYALGDVAMPSHGQAPRTAFVVSGEGNLLARPTGYTWIWSDWGSGGTHDVSFWAPVAPSGYTCLGSVATLGYSAPSTELIRCVKSEYVLPAGSGWVWNDSGSGADYDLALWQANPLDHRGLGASAMVAQGHHGNPEGGRFWVLNKSATANPELQGTPVEASTALQYAPRIWLHHEESYFPSSAEFFLPNMHEANGHLVTNQPLGCDSCTDPQFLDGQRPDQTHVPAYAQIVTRTQGGVPTNITDVIYWSFYPYNNGKRVCVGWYTSLGCVGAYSTFGNHVGDWEHLTVRFVDGRPAQVYMSQHADGQTFTFGGKEVALSGWHPEAYSAKGSHGLYPDAARHTYETLFNGDALHDDTSRGVAWNTWDRPVIFNWQPMGTFTGSLSWLNITSDWGNEAAGCDNIVSQQSGECVLNSGPTAPLKKGFASPSAMSLE; from the coding sequence ATGGTTACTCCGCAGCAGCCCCTGGAAGGTCGTGCCCGCAGTGAGCCGTACCGCCGCAGGTGGGCACTCGGTGTCCTGGCCGCGAGCCTCGCCACTTGGGCCGTGGGGTGTCATGGCGAGGGCGAGGAGACGCCGGGCGCGCTCCGGGCGGATGGAAGGGCCGCCCCTTCCGCGGCGCTGGAGGGGGCACGCGGCAACACCCTCTATGGATACTGGAGCAGCTCGGGAGGGCCTGTTCCCTCCAGTGCGGGCAACCGGCGTTTTCTCGTGGAGTCCACGGGCACGACGGGCCCCGTGACCTTCGAGCTCGACGCGGGCATCACCCCTTCGCTCTACCTGTTGAACGCCCAGGGGCAGGTGCTCCTGGAGGCCCACGGTGGGCAGGGCACCCAGGCACACCTCTCCAGCACGCTGGCGCCGGGAAGCTACACGCTGGTGGCGGCGACCCCGGTGGCGGGGCGGGCGGGGGCGTTCACGATCCGTTCGGACAAGGCCGTGCTGCGCTATCCGCAGCGCCTCTGGGTCCAGGCCGCCACCCAGTTCAACTGGGTCTACGACGACGCGGGGACGGGCGCCAACGGCAATGTCTCCATCTGGCGGCCCAACCTCGGCCAGCTGCCCGGTTACTACGCGCTGGGAGATGTGGCCATGCCCTCGCATGGACAGGCCCCCCGGACGGCGTTCGTGGTCTCGGGCGAGGGCAACCTGTTGGCGCGCCCCACGGGCTACACCTGGATCTGGAGCGACTGGGGCTCCGGGGGCACCCACGACGTCTCCTTCTGGGCGCCGGTGGCCCCTTCCGGATACACGTGTCTGGGCTCGGTCGCCACGCTGGGCTACAGCGCGCCCTCCACGGAGCTCATCCGGTGCGTCAAGAGCGAGTACGTGCTTCCGGCCGGCAGCGGCTGGGTGTGGAACGACAGCGGCTCGGGCGCGGACTACGATCTCGCCCTCTGGCAGGCGAACCCCCTGGACCACCGGGGGCTGGGCGCGTCCGCCATGGTCGCGCAGGGCCACCATGGCAACCCCGAGGGGGGGCGCTTCTGGGTCCTCAACAAGAGCGCCACCGCCAACCCGGAGCTGCAAGGCACTCCCGTCGAGGCCTCCACCGCCCTTCAGTACGCGCCCCGCATCTGGCTCCATCACGAGGAGTCTTACTTCCCGTCCTCGGCCGAGTTCTTCCTCCCCAACATGCACGAGGCCAATGGCCACCTGGTGACGAACCAACCGCTCGGCTGTGATTCCTGCACGGATCCCCAGTTCCTCGATGGACAGCGGCCAGATCAGACCCACGTGCCCGCGTATGCGCAGATTGTCACCCGCACCCAGGGGGGCGTGCCCACGAACATCACGGACGTCATCTACTGGAGCTTCTACCCCTACAACAATGGCAAGCGGGTGTGCGTGGGTTGGTACACGAGCCTGGGCTGCGTGGGCGCCTATTCCACCTTCGGAAACCACGTGGGCGACTGGGAACACCTGACGGTGCGGTTCGTCGATGGCCGTCCCGCGCAGGTGTACATGAGCCAGCACGCCGATGGACAGACCTTCACCTTCGGCGGCAAGGAGGTGGCCTTGAGCGGTTGGCATCCGGAGGCCTACTCCGCGAAGGGGTCTCACGGCCTTTACCCGGACGCCGCGCGGCACACCTACGAGACCCTCTTCAACGGTGACGCCCTGCATGATGACACGAGCCGGGGAGTCGCCTGGAACACCTGGGACCGGCCGGTGATTTTCAATTGGCAGCCGATGGGCACCTTCACCGGAAGCCTCTCCTGGCTCAACATCACGAGCGACTGGGGCAACGAGGCGGCGGGCTGCGACAACATCGTCTCGCAGCAATCAGGCGAGTGCGTGCTCAACAGTGGGCCCACGGCGCCGCTGAAAAAGGGCTTCGCCAGCCCGAGTGCCATGTCGCTGGAGTGA
- a CDS encoding alpha/beta hydrolase, with product MSHPKTGPKPPPFEPELATLLPRFAPFAPVHMTADQIEKYRAMPSPSMAEQIGGRPVQCVDFTIPGYQGVDLALSVISRKDHATPGPGIYHLHGGGMVMADRFAGAQDLVAWAMKFDAVCVTVEYRRAPENPDPIPVEDCYAGLQWMAAHAGELRVDPERIVIFGGSAGGGLAAGTTLLARDRKGPKLFGQLLQCPMLDDRNQTVSSYQFQGTGIWDRVSNLTGWTALLGDRCGTDGVSSYAAPARALDLSGLPPTFIDVGAAEVFRDEAVAYASAIWAAGGDAELHVWGGAFHGFSQMAPEAAISRAANAAREAWLERLLSR from the coding sequence ATGAGCCATCCGAAGACGGGGCCCAAGCCCCCTCCGTTCGAGCCTGAACTCGCCACCCTTCTTCCCAGGTTCGCCCCCTTCGCCCCCGTCCATATGACGGCCGATCAGATCGAAAAATACCGGGCCATGCCCTCGCCTTCGATGGCCGAACAGATCGGCGGGCGGCCGGTCCAGTGCGTTGACTTCACCATCCCCGGATACCAGGGGGTGGACCTGGCCCTCTCGGTCATCTCACGGAAAGACCATGCCACGCCGGGACCTGGCATCTACCACCTCCATGGTGGCGGCATGGTCATGGCCGACCGCTTCGCTGGCGCCCAGGATCTGGTCGCATGGGCGATGAAGTTCGACGCGGTGTGCGTCACGGTCGAGTACCGGCGGGCTCCCGAGAACCCTGATCCCATTCCGGTCGAGGACTGCTACGCGGGACTTCAGTGGATGGCCGCACACGCCGGGGAGCTGCGGGTCGACCCAGAGCGAATCGTCATCTTCGGAGGGAGCGCGGGGGGCGGCCTCGCCGCGGGGACCACCCTGCTGGCGCGAGACCGGAAGGGGCCGAAGCTGTTCGGACAGCTCCTCCAGTGCCCGATGCTCGACGACCGCAACCAAACCGTCTCCTCGTACCAGTTCCAGGGGACCGGCATCTGGGACCGGGTCAGCAACCTGACCGGTTGGACGGCCCTGCTCGGGGACCGGTGCGGAACGGACGGTGTATCGAGCTACGCGGCCCCCGCTCGCGCGCTGGACTTGAGCGGCCTGCCGCCCACCTTCATCGACGTGGGGGCGGCGGAGGTCTTCCGCGACGAGGCCGTCGCCTACGCGAGCGCGATCTGGGCAGCAGGGGGCGACGCGGAGTTGCATGTCTGGGGCGGCGCGTTCCATGGCTTCAGCCAGATGGCGCCGGAGGCCGCCATCTCCCGGGCGGCGAACGCGGCCCGGGAGGCCTGGCTCGAACGGCTGCTGTCCCGGTAG
- a CDS encoding sensor histidine kinase, protein MDILQRQDLLLEVLTDCAGVTALEALPRIVFSRLSWVLDFRRCALVLKEDSEGAAAALLGGAEGTVRLRVSELPEPERTRVQEALAAASFRVQPHGQGTELFVPLVANGSDLGVLWFSGAPGAVFSDADVRLARIASGVLAGAVQRLRQEDTILRQQRVEAELRETQALLHEAVRAREEFLSIASHELRTPLTSLKLMNQARQRALANGKTLSPDSIQRLLADSDKHIDRLIRLVEQMLDLSRIQAQTLELAPRPLNLGALVREVLLPFENATANAPPLQVSVAEDVVGTWDPQRIEQVVLNLVENARKYGAGKPIDVQVVQEEGWALLHVRDRGIGIRREELPRVFKAFERASNARHLQGLGIGLFVCSRIVAAHHGTLSVESVEGEGSTFTVRLPQAPVSPAS, encoded by the coding sequence ATGGACATACTCCAGCGTCAGGACCTGCTGCTTGAGGTGCTGACGGATTGCGCGGGCGTGACAGCGCTCGAGGCACTCCCGCGCATCGTCTTCAGCCGTCTGTCCTGGGTCCTCGATTTCCGCCGCTGTGCGCTGGTCCTGAAGGAGGACTCCGAGGGGGCGGCGGCCGCGCTCCTCGGAGGCGCGGAGGGGACGGTGCGCCTGCGGGTGAGCGAGCTGCCTGAGCCGGAGCGCACCCGCGTGCAGGAGGCGCTCGCTGCGGCCAGCTTTCGCGTGCAGCCGCACGGGCAAGGCACGGAGCTGTTCGTCCCCCTGGTGGCGAACGGCTCGGACCTCGGCGTGCTCTGGTTTTCCGGCGCGCCCGGCGCGGTCTTCAGCGATGCGGACGTGCGCCTTGCCCGGATTGCCTCCGGCGTGCTCGCGGGAGCGGTGCAACGGCTCCGGCAGGAGGACACGATCCTCCGCCAGCAGCGCGTGGAGGCCGAGCTCCGGGAGACGCAGGCCCTGTTGCATGAGGCGGTCCGCGCCCGGGAGGAGTTTCTCTCCATCGCCTCCCATGAGCTGCGCACGCCCCTGACGTCTCTGAAGCTGATGAATCAGGCCCGGCAGCGTGCCTTGGCGAATGGAAAGACGCTGTCGCCCGACTCCATTCAGCGCCTGCTGGCGGACAGCGACAAGCACATCGACCGGCTGATCCGCCTGGTGGAGCAGATGCTGGACCTGTCCCGGATCCAGGCCCAGACGCTCGAGCTGGCCCCCCGTCCGTTGAACCTGGGTGCCCTGGTGCGCGAGGTGCTCCTGCCCTTCGAGAACGCCACGGCGAATGCGCCGCCGCTCCAGGTGAGCGTGGCGGAGGACGTCGTCGGGACGTGGGATCCGCAGCGCATCGAGCAGGTCGTGCTGAATCTCGTGGAGAATGCCCGGAAGTACGGCGCCGGGAAGCCGATCGATGTCCAGGTGGTCCAGGAGGAAGGCTGGGCGCTGCTCCACGTGCGAGACCGAGGCATTGGAATCCGGCGCGAGGAGCTTCCGCGCGTCTTCAAGGCGTTCGAGCGGGCCTCGAACGCGCGTCACCTGCAAGGGCTTGGCATCGGCCTCTTCGTCTGCTCGCGCATCGTCGCGGCGCACCACGGGACGCTCTCGGTCGAGAGCGTCGAAGGCGAGGGCTCCACCTTCACGGTCCGGCTTCCGCAGGCTCCTGTTTCACCGGCTTCCTGA
- a CDS encoding carboxymuconolactone decarboxylase family protein produces the protein MSNVPLLEADRATPEVVSIYQAFQTGMGFPAPPDFIKAVGHSYAAAAGTLEIVKHVLLQGVLPRTVKEMLFVAISHARGCKYCEAAHLACCRSLGIDESTLNALVSNVSDIMPVKTRRLLEFGVRCAVNPQALTAADYETLRGQGFSQAELVETVSMAGLAVYLNTMAEALKVPPDKMFEKA, from the coding sequence ATGTCCAACGTCCCGCTCCTCGAAGCCGACCGCGCCACCCCTGAAGTCGTCTCTATCTACCAGGCCTTCCAGACGGGAATGGGCTTCCCGGCCCCCCCTGATTTCATCAAGGCCGTGGGCCACTCGTACGCCGCCGCCGCCGGGACGCTGGAGATCGTGAAGCACGTCCTCCTGCAAGGCGTTCTTCCCCGGACGGTGAAGGAGATGCTCTTCGTCGCCATCTCCCATGCGCGGGGGTGCAAGTACTGCGAGGCCGCGCACCTCGCGTGCTGCCGTTCCCTGGGCATCGACGAGTCGACGCTCAACGCGTTGGTCTCGAATGTCTCGGACATCATGCCGGTGAAGACACGGCGCCTGCTGGAGTTCGGTGTGCGCTGTGCCGTGAATCCGCAGGCGCTCACCGCGGCGGACTATGAAACCCTGCGCGGGCAGGGGTTCTCCCAGGCCGAGCTGGTCGAGACCGTGTCGATGGCCGGGCTCGCGGTCTACCTCAACACCATGGCCGAGGCACTCAAGGTTCCTCCGGACAAGATGTTCGAGAAGGCGTAA
- a CDS encoding GFA family protein yields MSNWKLPWEGGCRCGQVRIRVNAMPLLTMACHCTGCQRMSSSAYSLSAAIPSSGFEVTQGEPVIGGLHGAHRHFFCGYCMTWMFTRPDGMDWFVNLRPTMLDDPRWFTPFIETWTREKLPWASTPAVHSFEALPAMEEFEGLTKAYLASLT; encoded by the coding sequence ATGAGCAACTGGAAGCTTCCGTGGGAAGGAGGATGCCGGTGTGGGCAGGTCCGGATTCGCGTCAATGCCATGCCGTTGCTGACCATGGCGTGCCACTGCACGGGCTGCCAGCGAATGTCCTCCAGCGCTTATTCCCTGAGCGCGGCGATCCCGAGCTCGGGCTTCGAGGTCACCCAGGGCGAGCCCGTCATCGGCGGGCTGCACGGCGCGCACCGGCACTTCTTCTGTGGGTACTGCATGACGTGGATGTTCACGCGGCCCGACGGCATGGACTGGTTCGTCAACCTGCGCCCGACGATGCTCGATGACCCCCGCTGGTTCACGCCCTTCATCGAGACCTGGACCCGCGAGAAGCTGCCGTGGGCGTCGACCCCCGCGGTGCACAGCTTCGAGGCATTGCCCGCGATGGAGGAATTCGAGGGGCTGACGAAGGCCTATCTGGCGAGCCTGACGTGA
- the thrS gene encoding threonine--tRNA ligase: MLSEHDHRALGDRLDLFHLQEEAPGMVFWHPRGFILYQLLEERVRRELASGGYREVRTPQVLGQRIWESSGHWQNFRSGMFVLDDGERPFAMKPVSCPGHIQLFQQQAPSFRALPLRLAEFGLVHRNESSGALHGLFRLRQFTQDDGHIFCQEEQVADEVAAFCRSLRAFYREFGFEEVQVAFSSRPAQRAGDDRLWDRAEAALLEAAERVGLDCRMQPGEGAFYGPKLEFILKDRSGRDWQCGTIQLDFVLPERFGLHYVDSGGEKRRPAMLHRAIFGSVERFLGILLEHHQGALPAWLAPEQVRVLPVSGDSQAYAAEVLEQLSAAGLRVQADIRSETLSRRILEAHQDGVPFVALVGGREQASRSLQLRERSGAQRNLPLASAAAELASACRAP; the protein is encoded by the coding sequence ATGTTGAGCGAACACGATCATCGCGCCCTGGGCGACCGCTTGGACCTCTTCCACCTGCAGGAGGAGGCCCCCGGCATGGTGTTCTGGCACCCCCGAGGCTTCATCCTGTACCAGCTCCTGGAGGAGCGGGTCCGCCGGGAGCTGGCCTCCGGCGGTTACCGCGAGGTGAGGACGCCGCAGGTGCTCGGCCAGCGCATCTGGGAGAGCAGCGGCCATTGGCAGAACTTCCGAAGCGGCATGTTCGTGCTGGATGACGGCGAGCGGCCCTTCGCGATGAAGCCCGTGAGCTGCCCGGGGCACATCCAGCTCTTCCAGCAGCAGGCCCCTTCCTTCCGCGCCCTGCCCTTGCGGCTGGCGGAGTTCGGGCTCGTTCACCGCAACGAGTCCTCGGGCGCGCTGCACGGCCTGTTCCGCCTGCGGCAGTTCACGCAAGACGATGGCCACATCTTCTGCCAGGAGGAGCAGGTGGCCGACGAGGTGGCCGCCTTCTGCCGGTCCCTGCGCGCGTTCTACCGGGAGTTCGGCTTCGAGGAGGTCCAGGTGGCCTTCAGCAGCCGGCCTGCCCAGCGCGCCGGGGATGACCGGCTCTGGGACCGGGCCGAGGCCGCGTTGCTCGAAGCCGCGGAGCGCGTGGGGCTCGACTGCCGGATGCAGCCTGGCGAGGGCGCCTTCTACGGCCCCAAGCTGGAGTTCATCCTGAAGGACCGGTCCGGCCGCGACTGGCAATGCGGGACGATCCAGCTCGACTTCGTCCTGCCCGAGCGCTTTGGCCTGCACTACGTGGACTCGGGAGGAGAGAAACGGCGCCCCGCCATGCTGCACCGGGCCATCTTCGGCAGCGTGGAGCGGTTCCTGGGCATTCTGCTGGAACATCACCAGGGCGCGCTGCCCGCCTGGCTCGCGCCAGAACAGGTCCGCGTGCTCCCGGTGAGCGGGGACTCGCAGGCCTATGCCGCCGAGGTGCTGGAGCAGCTCTCGGCCGCGGGCCTCCGCGTCCAAGCGGACATCCGGAGCGAGACGCTGTCCCGGCGCATCCTCGAGGCCCACCAGGACGGCGTCCCCTTCGTCGCCCTGGTGGGTGGCCGGGAACAGGCCAGCCGCTCCCTCCAACTGAGGGAGCGGAGCGGGGCCCAACGGAACCTCCCGCTGGCGTCAGCGGCCGCCGAGCTTGCCTCGGCGTGCCGGGCCCCCTGA